From a single Streptomyces rubradiris genomic region:
- a CDS encoding ROK family transcriptional regulator, with protein sequence MAGRNGRTVRDLRRGNRTAVLQRLYFDGPLSRFELGPATGLSSGSVSNVVADLIADGLVEEAGSVDSDGGRPRTLLRVAPHSGQMIGVDVGETRVRVELFDLALTELARVERPLTPQGYDVDVIAGHIRDGVAEVLTAAQAAPGRLLGVGVGVPGIVEHTPDQGAVVHGQTIGWDAVPLERLLRSASPLPDGVPYLIDNGAKTLGQAEMWFGAGRGARNAVVVLFGSGVGACLVTPEVEHGRAVEWGHLTVRVRGRRCRCGAPGCLEAYAGAESLLARWREEGGRPPEDTDEETALTAMLAAAYPPEGTAPDPVALAVLEETAEYLGAGLSDLINLFQPERILIGGWAGLQLGTRFLPAVRRHAATYALRHPGDQVTIELGRLGPDAVTVGAAILPLADFFAAGGRRPEPAGETPLPTWHTALKERAPH encoded by the coding sequence ATGGCGGGGCGCAACGGGCGCACGGTACGCGACCTGAGACGAGGCAACCGCACGGCGGTGCTCCAGCGACTGTACTTCGACGGCCCGCTCAGCCGCTTCGAGCTGGGCCCGGCCACCGGACTCAGCTCCGGCTCGGTCAGCAACGTGGTCGCGGACCTGATCGCGGACGGCCTGGTCGAGGAGGCCGGCAGCGTCGACTCCGACGGCGGCCGGCCCCGCACCCTGCTGCGCGTCGCCCCGCACAGCGGACAGATGATCGGCGTCGACGTCGGCGAAACCCGCGTCCGCGTCGAGCTGTTCGACCTGGCCCTGACCGAACTGGCCCGGGTGGAACGGCCGTTGACCCCGCAGGGCTACGACGTCGACGTCATCGCCGGTCACATCCGCGACGGCGTCGCCGAGGTCCTCACCGCCGCACAGGCCGCCCCCGGCCGGCTGCTGGGCGTCGGCGTCGGCGTCCCGGGCATCGTCGAACACACCCCGGACCAGGGCGCCGTCGTCCACGGGCAGACCATCGGCTGGGACGCCGTCCCGCTGGAGCGGCTGCTGCGCTCCGCCTCCCCGCTCCCCGACGGGGTGCCGTACCTCATCGACAACGGCGCCAAGACCCTCGGCCAGGCCGAGATGTGGTTCGGCGCCGGGCGCGGCGCCCGCAACGCCGTGGTCGTGCTGTTCGGCTCCGGCGTCGGCGCCTGCCTGGTCACGCCCGAGGTGGAGCACGGGCGGGCCGTGGAGTGGGGGCACCTGACGGTACGGGTGCGCGGCCGACGCTGCCGCTGCGGTGCCCCCGGCTGCCTGGAGGCGTACGCCGGCGCCGAGTCGCTGCTCGCCCGCTGGCGCGAGGAGGGCGGCCGGCCGCCCGAGGACACGGACGAGGAGACCGCGCTCACCGCGATGCTCGCCGCCGCGTACCCGCCCGAGGGCACCGCGCCGGACCCGGTCGCGCTGGCCGTCCTGGAGGAGACCGCCGAGTACCTCGGCGCCGGCCTGTCCGACCTGATCAACCTCTTCCAGCCCGAGCGCATCCTCATCGGCGGCTGGGCGGGCCTCCAGCTGGGCACCCGCTTCCTGCCCGCCGTCCGCCGGCACGCGGCGACGTACGCCCTGCGCCATCCGGGCGACCAGGTGACCATCGAGCTCGGCCGGCTCGGCCCGGACGCGGTCACCGTCGGCGCCGCGATCCTTCCCCTGGCCGACTTCTTCGCCGCCGGCGGCCGCCGCCCGGAACCGGCCGGCGAGACTCCGCTCCCCACCTGGCACACGGCCCTCAAGGAGAGGGCGCCGCACTGA
- a CDS encoding cytochrome P450, with amino-acid sequence MPPTTLHPEPAATLPGVPVVDITATGPGRTPIQQVMRLMREHGPVLVRRLHGRDAMFVADTDLVADLADEGRFAKHVGPALENVREFAADGLFTAYNDEPNWAKAHDILMPAFALGSMRTYHPVMLKVARRLIDSWDRAARDGRPVDVPDDMTRMTLDTIGLAGFDYDFGSFERAEPHPFVESMVRCLEWSMTRLARTPDGDHAAADAAFRADADYLARVVDDVIAARTGTDQSGAKDLLGLMLSAPHPADGTTLDPANIRNQVITFLIAGHETTSGAMSFALYYLAKHPAVLRLVQREADALWGSAPDPEPTYDDIGRLTYTRQVLNEALRLWPTAAAFSRHAREDTLLGGRIPLRAGQAVTVLTPMLHRQSVWGDNPELFDPERFTPEAEAARPVHAYKPFGTGERACIGRQFALHEATMLLALLVHRYRLHDHTGYRLTVKETLTLKPEGFTLTLTPRTAADRAHAPLPGTAPAPAQDTPAPDTLPARVRTGTRALFLHGSNYGTCRDFAARLADEAAAVGCATEVAALDAYADGLPTDRPVIITAASYNGRPTDDATAFAAWLDGTPDLTGVTYAVLGVGDRNWAATYQQVPARIDARLAELGATRLTGRAAADASGDLAGTVREFTDRLRTALLARYGDPDAGPGTPEEEPAHAYEVRTLTGGPLDALAARHGLVPMTVTEARDLTAPGHPRTKRFLRIALPDGVTYRTADHLTVLPANAPELVDRALAAFGLDADAVLDIRATRPRRDSLAVDRPLTVRELLTHHVELQERPTDRQRALLAAANPCPPERAALAALPGDDPRTLVELAEDHPALRGALDWPVLLDLLTPLRPRHYSISSAPATDARHADLMVSVLDAPARSGKGRYRGTGSGHLASLRPGDTVYARVQPCREAFRVDGSAPVVMVAAGTGLAPFRGVVADRLAALRSGAGLPPALLYFGCDAPDADYLHADELRAAERAGAVALRPAFSAAPVNGAAFVQHRIAAEADEVWRLLTAGARVYVCGDGARMAPGVREAFRTLYRKHTPDADAAQAERWLDSLVADGRYVEDVYAAG; translated from the coding sequence ATGCCCCCCACCACACTGCACCCCGAGCCCGCCGCCACCCTGCCCGGCGTGCCCGTCGTCGACATCACCGCCACCGGCCCCGGCCGCACCCCCATCCAGCAGGTGATGCGGCTGATGCGCGAGCACGGCCCGGTGCTGGTGCGCCGGCTGCACGGCCGGGACGCGATGTTCGTCGCCGACACGGACCTGGTCGCCGACCTCGCCGACGAGGGGCGGTTCGCCAAGCACGTCGGACCCGCCCTGGAGAACGTCCGCGAATTCGCCGCCGACGGCCTGTTCACCGCGTACAACGACGAGCCCAACTGGGCCAAGGCGCACGACATCCTGATGCCCGCCTTCGCGCTCGGCTCGATGCGCACCTACCACCCGGTGATGCTGAAGGTGGCCCGCCGCCTCATCGACTCCTGGGACCGGGCCGCCCGGGACGGCCGGCCCGTCGACGTGCCCGACGACATGACCCGCATGACGCTCGACACCATCGGACTGGCCGGATTCGACTACGACTTCGGGTCCTTCGAACGCGCCGAACCGCACCCCTTCGTGGAGTCGATGGTCCGCTGCCTGGAGTGGAGCATGACCCGTCTGGCCCGCACCCCCGACGGGGACCACGCGGCCGCCGACGCCGCCTTCCGGGCCGACGCCGACTACCTCGCCCGGGTCGTGGATGACGTCATCGCCGCCCGCACCGGCACCGACCAGAGCGGCGCCAAGGACCTGCTCGGGCTGATGCTCAGCGCCCCGCACCCCGCCGACGGCACCACCCTGGACCCGGCCAACATCCGCAACCAGGTCATCACCTTCCTGATCGCCGGCCACGAGACTACCTCCGGCGCCATGTCCTTCGCCCTGTACTACCTCGCCAAGCACCCCGCCGTGCTCCGGCTCGTCCAGCGCGAGGCCGACGCGCTGTGGGGCAGCGCCCCCGACCCCGAGCCGACGTACGACGACATCGGCCGGCTCACCTACACCCGCCAGGTCCTGAACGAGGCGCTGCGGCTGTGGCCGACGGCCGCCGCGTTCAGCCGGCACGCCCGCGAGGACACCCTGCTCGGCGGCCGGATCCCGCTGCGCGCCGGCCAGGCCGTCACCGTGCTCACGCCGATGCTGCACCGCCAGAGCGTGTGGGGCGACAACCCGGAGCTGTTCGACCCCGAGCGGTTCACCCCCGAGGCCGAGGCGGCCCGCCCGGTGCACGCCTACAAGCCGTTCGGCACCGGCGAACGCGCCTGCATCGGACGGCAGTTCGCGCTGCACGAGGCGACCATGCTGCTCGCCCTGCTGGTCCACCGCTACCGGCTGCACGACCACACCGGCTACCGGCTCACCGTGAAGGAGACCCTCACCCTCAAGCCCGAGGGCTTCACCCTCACGCTCACCCCGCGCACCGCCGCCGACCGCGCGCACGCCCCGCTGCCCGGCACCGCCCCCGCGCCCGCCCAGGACACCCCGGCCCCGGACACCCTCCCGGCCCGGGTCCGCACCGGCACCCGCGCCCTGTTCCTGCACGGCAGCAACTACGGCACCTGCCGCGACTTCGCCGCCCGGCTCGCCGACGAGGCCGCCGCCGTGGGCTGCGCCACCGAGGTCGCCGCGCTGGACGCCTACGCGGACGGCCTGCCCACCGACCGGCCCGTGATCATCACCGCCGCCTCCTACAACGGCCGCCCCACCGACGACGCCACCGCCTTCGCCGCCTGGCTCGACGGCACCCCCGACCTGACCGGCGTCACCTACGCCGTCCTGGGCGTCGGCGACCGCAACTGGGCCGCCACCTACCAGCAGGTCCCCGCCCGGATCGACGCCCGCCTCGCCGAACTCGGCGCCACCCGGCTCACCGGGCGCGCCGCCGCCGACGCCTCCGGCGATCTCGCCGGCACCGTACGGGAGTTCACGGACCGCCTGCGCACCGCGCTGCTCGCGCGGTACGGCGACCCGGACGCCGGGCCCGGCACCCCGGAGGAGGAGCCCGCCCACGCCTACGAGGTACGCACCCTGACCGGCGGCCCGCTGGACGCCCTCGCCGCTCGGCACGGCCTGGTCCCGATGACCGTCACCGAGGCCCGCGACCTCACCGCGCCCGGCCACCCCCGCACCAAGCGGTTCCTGCGCATCGCCCTGCCCGACGGCGTCACCTACCGCACCGCCGACCACCTGACCGTGCTGCCCGCCAACGCCCCGGAACTGGTGGACCGGGCACTCGCCGCGTTCGGTCTCGACGCCGACGCCGTCCTGGACATCCGGGCCACCCGCCCGCGCCGCGACAGCCTTGCCGTCGACCGGCCGCTGACGGTACGCGAACTCCTCACCCACCATGTGGAGTTGCAGGAGCGCCCGACCGACCGGCAGCGGGCCCTGCTCGCCGCGGCCAACCCCTGCCCGCCCGAGCGCGCCGCCCTCGCCGCCCTGCCCGGCGACGACCCGCGCACCCTGGTGGAGCTGGCCGAGGACCACCCCGCGCTGCGCGGCGCCCTCGACTGGCCGGTCCTGCTCGACCTGCTCACCCCGCTGCGCCCCCGCCACTACTCGATCTCCTCCGCGCCCGCGACCGACGCCCGCCACGCCGACCTCATGGTCTCCGTGCTCGACGCCCCGGCTCGCTCCGGCAAGGGCCGCTACCGGGGCACCGGCTCCGGTCACCTCGCCTCCCTGCGGCCCGGCGACACCGTGTACGCCCGCGTCCAGCCCTGCCGTGAGGCGTTCCGCGTCGACGGCTCGGCGCCGGTGGTGATGGTCGCCGCCGGCACCGGTCTGGCGCCGTTCCGGGGAGTCGTCGCCGACCGGCTGGCCGCCCTCCGCTCGGGCGCCGGACTCCCGCCCGCCCTGCTGTACTTCGGCTGTGACGCGCCCGACGCCGACTATCTGCACGCCGACGAGCTGCGGGCCGCCGAGCGGGCCGGCGCCGTCGCGCTGCGCCCGGCCTTCAGCGCCGCCCCCGTGAACGGCGCCGCCTTCGTCCAGCACCGCATCGCCGCCGAGGCCGATGAGGTGTGGCGGCTGCTGACCGCCGGGGCGCGGGTGTACGTGTGCGGCGACGGCGCCCGCATGGCACCCGGCGTCCGCGAGGCGTTCCGTACCCTGTACCGGAAGCACACCCCGGACGCCGACGCCGCGCAGGCCGAGCGGTGGCTCGACTCGCTGGTGGCGGACGGACGTTACGTGGAGGACGTGTACGCGGCCGGGTGA
- a CDS encoding PAS domain-containing protein: MEAGRADAVTWRNRALLVFDRVSVPVAVCDVYGQVVLANPAMATECGTTPGRLRGRQVLELFRPQEAGQVERIAEALRLRHRSRYQVSVCWRAPGGAERYGELTADPVSDSAEETPALLVMLRVLGERAAPGPGPAPTTEVERQVLALLAGGATTARAARELGLSRDGVTYHLRRLSARWGAANRTELVARAYALGVLLPGVWPPRARPGESE; this comes from the coding sequence ATGGAGGCGGGACGGGCCGACGCGGTGACCTGGCGCAACCGCGCGCTGCTGGTGTTCGACCGGGTGTCGGTACCGGTGGCGGTGTGCGATGTGTACGGCCAGGTGGTGCTGGCGAACCCGGCGATGGCCACGGAGTGCGGTACCACCCCGGGCCGGCTGCGCGGCCGGCAGGTGCTGGAGCTGTTCCGGCCGCAGGAGGCCGGTCAGGTGGAGCGGATCGCCGAGGCGCTGCGGCTGCGGCACCGCTCCCGCTACCAGGTGTCGGTGTGCTGGCGGGCGCCCGGCGGGGCGGAGCGGTACGGGGAGCTGACCGCGGATCCGGTGAGCGACAGCGCCGAGGAGACACCGGCGCTGCTGGTGATGCTGCGGGTGCTGGGCGAGCGCGCCGCGCCCGGGCCCGGGCCGGCGCCCACCACGGAGGTGGAGCGGCAGGTGCTGGCACTGCTGGCCGGCGGGGCCACCACCGCCCGCGCCGCCCGTGAGCTGGGTCTCAGCAGGGACGGCGTCACCTATCACCTGCGGCGGCTGTCGGCGCGCTGGGGTGCCGCCAACCGCACCGAACTGGTCGCCCGCGCCTACGCCTTGGGTGTGCTGCTGCCCGGGGTCTGGCCCCCGCGGGCGCGGCCCGGGGAGTCCGAGTAG
- a CDS encoding FBP domain-containing protein has translation MRPLTEQDIRASFVNCSKGEAKRLAVPRDLGDRPWDDLDFLGWRDPGAPDRSYLVTERDGRLAGVALRYPASQRGFLHRSLCSVCLTTHPGGGVSLMTARKAGTAGREGNSVGLYMCTDLACSLYVRGRKAPESGGRFEESLTLEEQIARTRNNLFAFLDKLYT, from the coding sequence ATGAGACCGCTCACCGAGCAGGACATCCGCGCCTCCTTCGTCAACTGCTCCAAGGGCGAGGCCAAGCGTCTGGCCGTGCCGCGGGATCTCGGGGACCGTCCTTGGGACGATCTGGACTTCCTCGGCTGGCGCGACCCCGGCGCGCCGGACCGCAGCTATCTGGTCACCGAGCGCGACGGCCGTCTCGCCGGTGTGGCCCTGCGCTACCCGGCCTCGCAGCGCGGCTTCCTGCACCGCAGCCTGTGCTCGGTGTGCCTGACCACGCACCCCGGCGGCGGGGTGTCGCTGATGACCGCGCGGAAGGCGGGCACGGCCGGCCGGGAGGGGAACTCGGTCGGGCTGTACATGTGCACCGACCTGGCGTGTTCGCTGTACGTGCGCGGCAGGAAGGCGCCGGAGTCCGGGGGGCGGTTCGAGGAGAGCCTGACCCTGGAGGAGCAGATCGCCCGGACCCGGAACAACCTCTTCGCCTTCCTGGACAAGCTGTACACCTGA
- a CDS encoding FUSC family protein has product MINVRKWTSGLQRVLRRRREPAVVQTLRSAGAASVAYVIALRLSPEPAPLTAPLTALLVVQVTFYATLTNGIRRVNSVVAGVLVAIAFSVLVGLTWWSLALLIVAALAVGRLVRVDEYTAEVAISAMLVLGATVGYTAWARIVETLIGAAVGTACNLLLPPPVWVDEAGRSIEGLARRVRQLMLRMGEEAAGRVPWQRAAERLHEARRLDHDITGVDAALRQAEDSLRLNPRVKEGLLHRVVLRTGLDTLEICTVVLRVLARSFTDLAKARGSQDLFPPRVGATVEQLLSEIADAVVSFAVLVTTHLSQDAESAEARLSAELHTAAGTRDRLAELLREEIAEDWTDWQLLGAVLTETTRIIDELNTEHRTRRLLEELDRVSREHRTKLPRLARLRDWLGVQEELWRNRAGLGNRSR; this is encoded by the coding sequence ATGATCAACGTACGGAAGTGGACCTCGGGACTGCAGCGGGTGCTGAGGCGTCGCCGGGAGCCGGCGGTCGTCCAGACGCTGCGGTCGGCCGGGGCCGCGTCGGTCGCCTATGTCATCGCGCTCCGGCTGAGCCCGGAGCCGGCCCCGCTCACCGCGCCGCTGACCGCGCTGCTGGTCGTCCAGGTGACGTTCTACGCCACGCTGACCAACGGCATCCGCCGGGTGAACTCGGTGGTCGCCGGTGTGCTGGTCGCCATCGCGTTCAGCGTGCTGGTGGGTCTGACCTGGTGGAGCCTGGCGCTGCTCATCGTCGCCGCGCTGGCCGTGGGCCGGCTGGTACGGGTGGACGAGTACACGGCCGAGGTGGCGATCAGCGCCATGCTGGTGCTCGGTGCCACGGTCGGGTACACCGCGTGGGCCCGGATCGTGGAGACGCTGATCGGCGCGGCCGTCGGTACCGCCTGCAATCTGCTGCTGCCACCGCCCGTGTGGGTGGACGAGGCCGGCCGGTCCATCGAGGGCCTGGCCCGGCGGGTGCGGCAGCTGATGCTGCGGATGGGCGAGGAGGCCGCGGGCCGGGTCCCCTGGCAGCGGGCGGCCGAGCGGCTGCACGAGGCGCGCCGGCTCGACCACGACATCACGGGGGTGGACGCGGCGCTGCGGCAGGCGGAGGACAGTCTGCGGCTCAATCCGCGGGTGAAGGAGGGGCTGCTGCACCGGGTGGTGCTGCGCACCGGTCTGGACACGCTGGAGATCTGCACGGTGGTGCTGCGGGTGCTGGCCCGCTCGTTCACCGACCTGGCGAAGGCCCGCGGTTCGCAGGACCTGTTCCCGCCCCGGGTGGGGGCGACGGTGGAGCAGTTGCTGTCGGAGATCGCCGACGCGGTGGTCAGCTTCGCGGTGCTGGTGACCACGCATCTGAGCCAGGACGCCGAGTCGGCCGAGGCCCGGCTGTCGGCCGAGCTGCACACGGCGGCCGGCACCCGGGACCGGCTGGCGGAGCTGCTCCGGGAGGAGATCGCCGAGGACTGGACGGACTGGCAGCTGCTGGGTGCCGTGCTGACCGAGACGACCAGGATCATCGATGAGCTGAACACCGAGCACCGCACCCGGCGGCTGCTGGAGGAATTGGACCGGGTCTCCCGCGAGCACCGGACCAAGCTGCCCCGGCTGGCCCGGCTGCGCGACTGGCTCGGGGTCCAGGAGGAGCTGTGGCGCAATCGCGCGGGCCTCGGCAACCGTTCCCGGTGA
- a CDS encoding lactonase family protein: METESRASARSREHGSGWTRRRFVGAVAGTAALTACTARVTPSAHAPATRGTPEPSGPSRGPSGPRPLYVGTYTSVAGGGTGIGIAAYDPRSGRITGEGTLTGVSDPSYLAVHPDGRTLYAVAERQDGAVTAVRLADRRVLGTRSTGGAGPCHLSVHPSGRWLLSADYGSGSVSVHPIDASGALGERTDRVTHTSPPPGPGQQGPHAHQFVTSPDGRHVLAVDLGTDTVYTYRLDPVRGTLTEVARARTRPGAGPRHLTFHPGGRYAYLANEVDDTVTVCAYDPRSGRLSVGAPQPTGSDGGTNYPAQLLVTADGRFAFLANRGHNSLARYAVEAAGARLRLLGTVPVGGDFPRQIAFSPDGRLLFAANQRSGTVTVFHVDAGRGRLSPAGEPFASPVAVCALPL, encoded by the coding sequence ATGGAGACGGAGTCACGGGCATCCGCACGGAGCCGGGAGCACGGGAGCGGGTGGACCAGGCGCCGGTTCGTCGGGGCGGTGGCGGGCACGGCGGCCCTCACCGCGTGCACGGCCCGGGTGACCCCGTCGGCGCACGCTCCGGCGACCCGGGGCACCCCGGAGCCCTCCGGGCCGTCCCGGGGGCCGTCGGGACCGCGCCCGCTGTACGTGGGCACCTACACCTCGGTGGCGGGCGGCGGCACCGGCATCGGCATCGCCGCGTACGACCCCCGGTCGGGCCGGATCACCGGGGAGGGCACGCTGACCGGGGTGTCCGACCCGTCGTATCTGGCCGTGCACCCGGACGGCCGGACGCTGTACGCGGTGGCCGAGCGGCAGGACGGCGCGGTGACGGCCGTGCGCCTGGCCGACCGGCGGGTCCTCGGCACCCGGAGCACCGGCGGCGCGGGTCCCTGCCACTTGTCGGTGCATCCCAGCGGTCGCTGGCTGCTGAGCGCCGACTACGGCTCGGGCAGCGTCTCGGTGCACCCGATCGACGCCTCGGGGGCCCTGGGCGAGCGCACCGACCGGGTCACGCACACCTCCCCGCCGCCCGGTCCCGGCCAACAGGGGCCGCACGCCCACCAGTTCGTCACCAGCCCCGACGGACGGCACGTGCTCGCCGTGGACCTGGGCACCGACACCGTCTACACCTACCGCCTGGATCCGGTGCGGGGCACGCTCACGGAGGTCGCCCGCGCGCGCACCCGGCCCGGCGCGGGCCCGCGCCACCTGACCTTCCACCCCGGTGGCCGGTACGCCTACCTGGCCAACGAGGTGGACGACACCGTGACCGTCTGCGCCTACGACCCGCGCTCCGGGCGACTGAGCGTCGGCGCGCCGCAGCCGACGGGCTCGGACGGTGGCACCAACTATCCGGCGCAGCTCCTGGTGACGGCGGACGGCCGGTTCGCGTTCCTGGCCAACCGGGGCCACAACAGCCTCGCCCGGTACGCCGTGGAGGCCGCCGGGGCCCGGCTGCGGCTGCTGGGGACGGTGCCGGTGGGCGGGGACTTCCCGCGGCAGATCGCGTTCTCCCCGGACGGCCGGCTGCTGTTCGCGGCGAACCAGCGCTCCGGCACGGTCACCGTCTTCCACGTCGACGCGGGCAGGGGGCGGCTGAGCCCGGCCGGCGAGCCGTTCGCGTCACCCGTCGCCGTCTGCGCGTTGCCGCTGTAG
- a CDS encoding DUF2470 domain-containing protein has translation MGDTQDWTAAPGAAERARTVLSVAWSCAVTADGVREEYAGAHTVTEDGLVRLTVPDDSGLFAAFLCAPRQEPSALLEFADVAPVPVRNRVRARLYLSGRLEPSEGALLFRPTRVVLRQASGPVVVDLDEFAAARPDPLAEAEARLLTHLADAHPDAVERLSRLVRPESLHAATRVVPLAVDRHGLTLRIERTRAHGDVRLPFHTPADDLPQLTERVHALLAQAAAAGCPRALQRQRADGDG, from the coding sequence ATGGGTGACACGCAGGACTGGACGGCCGCCCCCGGCGCGGCGGAACGGGCACGCACGGTGCTGTCCGTGGCGTGGTCGTGCGCGGTGACCGCGGACGGCGTGCGCGAGGAGTACGCCGGAGCGCACACCGTGACCGAGGACGGCCTGGTGCGGCTGACCGTGCCCGACGACAGCGGCCTGTTCGCCGCGTTCCTGTGCGCCCCGCGCCAGGAACCCTCCGCCCTGCTGGAGTTCGCCGACGTCGCCCCCGTACCGGTGCGCAACCGCGTCCGGGCCCGGCTCTACCTCTCCGGCCGGCTGGAGCCGTCCGAGGGCGCCCTGCTCTTCCGCCCCACCCGGGTCGTGCTCCGGCAGGCATCCGGGCCCGTCGTCGTCGACCTCGACGAGTTCGCCGCCGCCCGGCCCGACCCCCTCGCCGAGGCCGAGGCCCGGCTGCTCACCCACCTCGCCGACGCCCACCCGGACGCCGTCGAGCGGCTCAGCCGCCTGGTGCGGCCGGAGAGCCTGCACGCCGCGACCCGGGTGGTGCCGCTCGCCGTCGACCGGCACGGACTGACCCTGCGGATCGAACGCACCCGCGCCCACGGCGACGTACGACTGCCCTTCCACACGCCCGCCGACGACCTGCCCCAGCTCACCGAGCGCGTGCACGCCCTGCTGGCCCAGGCCGCCGCCGCGGGCTGCCCCCGGGCGCTACAGCGGCAACGCGCAGACGGCGACGGGTGA